The genomic region GCCGCCGGCCAGCGCGTCGTCGTCGAGCTCGCCCGCACCGGCGACCTGGGCCGCCACCTCCGCAAGCTCCGCCGCGAACTGGCCGAACGCCGGGCCCTGATCGTCGACACGTTCGCCGCGGCCGGCATCGAGGTCCTCGGCGACGACGCGGGCGCGCACGTCGTGGTCCTGCTGCCGAACGCGGACGCCGAGCGCGAGGTGATGAAGCAGGCACTCGAACGCGGCCTGCGCGTGGACGGCCTCGGCAGGCACTTCGTCCACCGCGCGCGGTGGCACGGCCTGGCCATCGGGTACAGCGCGTGCTCCCGGGAACAGCTGATCAGCGCCTTGCCGGTGCTGGTGGAACTGCTCAGCAGGGCCGGCTGACCGTCACCATCTCGCGGGCGTCGACGAACCCCAGCCGGTGGTTCACCCGGATCATGTGGACGTTGTCGCCGTTGGTCTGGGTCTCGATGAACTCCAGGGCGGGCCGGTCCGCGAGCAGCCAGCGCAGCATGTGCGCCTTCACCAGACGTCCGAGCCCACGGCCGCGGTGCGCAGGCGCTACCACCGTGTCCTCCTGCCACGCCGACGTCACGTTCGAGGGGTAGAGCGACAGCTCGGTCAGCGCGACGACCTCACCGCCGTGCACGGCGGTGACGATGCGTTGCTCGACGCCCGCCTGCCTGGCGAGCGACTCCTTGGCGCGCACCTGCTCGGGCGTCCACGCCGGGGAGACGGACACGATGCCCTCCGCCGGTGCGTCGACGATCGACTGCCTGGTCGCGGCCACCGACGCCAGCAGGTGCTCCGGCGTCGCGTTGATCCACTGCTGCACGCGGTACCCGTCCGGCGCCGGCACGTCCCACACCGCCGGGTCGACGTCCGCGATCGTCAGCTTCTGCCACAGCCGGTGCGCTCCCACCGTGAACCCGCGCGCGACCGCCCACCGCTCACCGGCGCTGCCCCTGGTCACCCACAGGTTCTCGAACGTCTCCCTGCCCCTGCCGCGCAGCTCGGTGAGCAGGGCCTCCAGCACCTCGGTGCCGATGCCCTGCCGTCGGTGGTCCGGGTGCACCTCGACCTCGCCGGCGGCGATCCGCGAGTTCTCGGCCGGCAGCAACGCCACCGACGCCGCGGCCACCACCACTCCGTTCCGCACGGCGATGCGGTGGATCACCTCGCCGTGCTCCACGCGCGGGTTGCGCAACCCGCGCGCGATCCGCTCCCTGTCCGGCACCGGCGCGGTGGGGTCGTCGACGGGCTGGGTCGCGACTCGCAACGCGACGTAGCCGTCCAGGTCGTCGAGGTCGAGGGGTTTGATCTCCAGCACGACTCGACGTCAGCGGCCGCCAACTGGTCAACAGTGGCAATCGCCCAAACGGGTAGGGTCGCCCGCATGACGCAGCGCAAGACGAGGGTGGCCGTGATCTTCGGCGGTCGCAGCTCCGAGCACGAGGTCTCCTGCCAGTCCGCCAAGAGCGTGCTGCCGCACCTCGACGCCGACCGCTTCGAGGTGGTGCCGGTCGGCATCACGCCGCAGGGGCAGTGGGCGCTCGGCACGGACCCCGGCGCGTTGGAGGCCGGTACCGGCAACCTCCCGACGCTGCGCAACCAGACCGTGGCCGCGATCGAGCCGGGGCAGGCGCTGGAGGGCGTCGACGTCGTGTTCCCGTTGCTGCACGGCGCGTGGGGCGAGGACGGCACCATCCAGGGGCTGCTGGAGCTCGGCGGGCTGCCGTACGTCGGGCCCGGTGTGTTCGCGAGCGCCGCCGCCATGGACAAGATCTTCGCCAAGAAGCTGCTGCAGGCCGAAGGTCTGAACGTCGGCACGTTCGTCGCGCTCGACCGCGCCGCCACCACGCTGACCCTCGACGAGCGCGAGCGGCTCGGGCTGCCGGTGTTCGTGAAGCCGTCGCGCGCCGGGTCGTCGGTCGGCATCTCGAAGATCAGCGACTGGGCCGACCTGGACGCCGCCATCTTCGAGGCGCGCCAGCACGACCCCAAGGTCATCGTCGAGGCGGCCGTGCCGAACGCGCGCGAGATCGAGTGCGCGGTGCTCGAGTTCCCCGACGGCCGGGTCGAGGCGTCGCTGCCCGCCGAGCTGCGGCCGGTCGGCGAGGGCGTCGAGTGGTACGACTACAACGCCAAGTACGTCGACGACTCCTACGAGGCCGACATCCCGGCCAAGCTCGACGACGACATCACCGCGCGGCTGCGGGAGATGGCCGTCACGGCGTTCAAGGCGCTCGACTGCCAGGGCCTGTCCAGGGTGGACTTCTTCCTCACGGAGGACGACCAGCTGATCATCAACGAGCTCAACACCATGCCCGGCTTCACGCCGATCTCCATGTACCCCAAGGCGTGGGAGGCGACCGGTGTGGACTTCGCCACGCTGCTGACCACGCTGATCGAGACGGCGGTCGCGCGCGGCTCAGGCCTGCGCTAAGGGGTTGTGCGAACCGTTTGCTTCGGCAGCAGGTCACGCACCGTCGTGGAGATGTCCTGCAACGGCCCGGTGCCCGCGTCGTCGGGCACCGTCAGCGCCACGTACACCCCGCGGTCGACGACCACCCACGTGGAGGTGCCGGAACCCGGCAGCTGCAGCCACTGGACGTCCGAGATCACCCGCAGCTGGGCCGACGGCGACAGCTCGGCCGGGCGGGGGAGTCCGCAGCGCAGCACCACCGGGTCGTGCTGAGCGTCACCCCACGCGACCGCGGCGGGCGGCGCCGGCGTGGCGATCTCCCTGCGCGGCAGCATGTCCTTACCGGACGGCAGCCCGACCGGCAGCTTCTCGACCAGCGAGGTGCACTGCGGTGAACCGGCGTCCGGCGCGTCGATCGAGACCAGCGCGAGCGGCCCCGAGCGGCCGGGGACGACGTCCTCGGCCTCGTTTCCCGTGCCCAGCACGAGACCGAGCGCGGCGACACCGATGGCGAGCAGCACGGCGAGCCCGACCGCCACAACGAGCGGCCGGGACAGCGTCGACGTGGATTCCTGCTGAGTCACCCGGCTATGACAACACGGGCTGACTAGAGGTGGACCACCGGGCAGGTGAGCGTCCGGGTGATGCCCTCGACGTTCTGGATGCGCGCCACCACGAGCTGGCCGAGCTGGTCGACGGTGTCGGCCTCGGCGCGGACGATGACGTCGTACGGACCGGTGACGTCCTCGGCGGTGGCGACGCCGGTGATGCCGGAGATCTCGGAGGCGACTGCAGCGGCCTTGCCGACCTCGGTCTGGATGAGGATGTATGCATGCACCACGGCGTGCCCCTTCGTCGCGACAGGTTGGGTCGAGGTAGGAACGTGTCACGCAACGTACCCCAGTTGGGGTTCCGAATGCTCAGATTGGGAGGCAACTTTGCGTCCGCAGCCGCCGCGCGACGCGGAGACGGTCGCCGACGTGGGTGAGTTCCACCTCATCCACCGGGTGACGACCGGCCGGGCGCAGCCGGAGACCACGATCCTCGGTCCCGGCGACGACGCGGCCGTCGTCGCCGTGCCGGACGGGCGTGTCGTGGCGTCGATGGACGTGCTGGTCGAGGGTGTCCACTTCAGACTCGACTGGTCCACACCCGAGCAGGTGGGCCGAAAAGCGGCCGCGGTGAACCTCGCGGACGTCGTCGCGATGGGAGCGTTGCCGTCCGGTCTGCTCGTCGGTGTGGCGTGTCCTCCCGACACCCCGGCGGCCACGATCCAGGGGATCATGGCGGGCCTGTGGGAGGAAGCGGCCAAGGCCGGCGCCGGCGTCGTGGGCGGCGACATGGTCAGCTCCGCCACACTGGTGATCTCCATCACGGCCATGGGTGACATGAACGGGCTGGAGCCGGTCACGAGGTCGGGAGCGCTCGTCGGTGACGTCGTGGCGGTCACCGGACGGCTCGGCTGGGCGGCGGCGGGACTGGCCGTGCTGGGCCGCGGGTTCCGTTCCCCGGTCGGCATCGTGAACGCCCAGCGCTCGCCGGAGCCACCGTACGAGGAGGGCCCCAGGGCCGCGGAGGCCGGCGCGACGTCGATGATCGACATCTCGGACGGGCTGCTGCAGGACCTCGGTCACATCGCCGACTCGTCGGGCGTGGCGATCGACATCCGCACCGAGCTGCTGCCGTTGCACCCGCGCCTGCTGGACGTGGCGTCCGCGCTCGGCGGTGACGCCCGGCACTGGGCGCTCACGGGTGGGGAGGACCACGCGCTGGCCGCGACCTTCCCCGGTCCCAAGGCCGTGCCGGAGGGCTGGACCACGATCGGCACGGTCCGCGCCGGCGAGGGTGTCACGGTCGACGGCAGGACGTACGAAAAACCTCCCGGCTGGGAGCACTGGCGCGCGTAGACTGGCTCACTGTGGAACTATGCACGCGCGCGTATGACCATCCAGACTCGGTCAAGCTGATCGAGGACCTCCAGCAGGTCTTCGTCGAGCGCTACGGCGAGAAGGACGTGACGCCGGTCGACCCGGCGCAGTTCGCCGCCCCGCTGGGCTACTTCGTGGTCGGCTACCTCGACGGCTCCCCGGTCGCGTGCGGCGGCTGGCGCGTGCACCAGGAGCTCGACGGCGCCGCGGAGATCAAGCGGATGTACGTGGCCGAGTCGTTGCGCGGCCGCGGTCTCTCCCGGCTCGTGCTGACGAACCTGGAGGACACCGCGCGCGAGGCAGGCCACCGGCAGATGGTGCTGGAAACCGGCCTCCGCCAGCCCGAGGCCATCGGCCTCTACCTGGCCACCGGTTATGAGCGGATCGCGAACTTCGGCGTCTACCGCGACCACCCGGAGAGCCGTTGCTACGGCAAGCCGTTGTAGGTTCGGCTCCATGGCCATCTATGCGCTCGGGGACTACACGCCGCAGATCCACCCGGCCGCGTACGTGCACCCCGATGCCACGGTGATCGGTGACGTCCGCATCGGCGCGCATTCGTCGGTGTGGCCCCAGGCCGTGCTGCGCGGTGACTACGGGCGCATCGTCGTCGACGAGCGCACGTCGGTCCAGGACGGCACGGTCGTCCACTGCACCGAGGTCCACCCCGTGCACATCGGCTCCGGGTGCGTGATCGGGCACAACGTCCACATCGAGGGCGCGACCGTCGCGGACGACTGCCTGATCGCGTCGGGATCGGTGGTGCTCAACGGTTCCATCGTGGAGAAGGGGGCGATCGTCGGCGCCGGCGCGGTGGTCTCGTTCGACGGCCACGTCCGCGAACGCACGATGGTGCTCGGAGTGCCGGCCCGTGAGCGTGCCGGTTACGTTGTGCCGGAACAGGCCTGGGCGTTCATCGTGGAGAAGTACGTGCAGAACATCGCGGTGTACCGGGAACAGCTCCGTCGTTTGGACTGAGTGGGATAGGGTTCCCAGCCGTGGCTCGTCCCCTCAACGAAGTTGTCGAAGCCGGTTGGGCTGAAGCTCTCGCCCCCGTTGCTGACCAGATCGCCGCCATGGGTGAGTTCCTGCGCGCGGAGGTCGCCGCCGGCCGCACCTACCTACCTGCGGGCGAGAACGTGCTGCGTGCGTTCCAGC from Lentzea guizhouensis harbors:
- a CDS encoding thiamine-phosphate kinase; the protein is MRPQPPRDAETVADVGEFHLIHRVTTGRAQPETTILGPGDDAAVVAVPDGRVVASMDVLVEGVHFRLDWSTPEQVGRKAAAVNLADVVAMGALPSGLLVGVACPPDTPAATIQGIMAGLWEEAAKAGAGVVGGDMVSSATLVISITAMGDMNGLEPVTRSGALVGDVVAVTGRLGWAAAGLAVLGRGFRSPVGIVNAQRSPEPPYEEGPRAAEAGATSMIDISDGLLQDLGHIADSSGVAIDIRTELLPLHPRLLDVASALGGDARHWALTGGEDHALAATFPGPKAVPEGWTTIGTVRAGEGVTVDGRTYEKPPGWEHWRA
- a CDS encoding GNAT family N-acetyltransferase, yielding MELCTRAYDHPDSVKLIEDLQQVFVERYGEKDVTPVDPAQFAAPLGYFVVGYLDGSPVACGGWRVHQELDGAAEIKRMYVAESLRGRGLSRLVLTNLEDTAREAGHRQMVLETGLRQPEAIGLYLATGYERIANFGVYRDHPESRCYGKPL
- a CDS encoding gamma carbonic anhydrase family protein, which translates into the protein MAIYALGDYTPQIHPAAYVHPDATVIGDVRIGAHSSVWPQAVLRGDYGRIVVDERTSVQDGTVVHCTEVHPVHIGSGCVIGHNVHIEGATVADDCLIASGSVVLNGSIVEKGAIVGAGAVVSFDGHVRERTMVLGVPARERAGYVVPEQAWAFIVEKYVQNIAVYREQLRRLD
- a CDS encoding DUF3515 domain-containing protein → MTQQESTSTLSRPLVVAVGLAVLLAIGVAALGLVLGTGNEAEDVVPGRSGPLALVSIDAPDAGSPQCTSLVEKLPVGLPSGKDMLPRREIATPAPPAAVAWGDAQHDPVVLRCGLPRPAELSPSAQLRVISDVQWLQLPGSGTSTWVVVDRGVYVALTVPDDAGTGPLQDISTTVRDLLPKQTVRTTP
- a CDS encoding GNAT family N-acetyltransferase is translated as MLEIKPLDLDDLDGYVALRVATQPVDDPTAPVPDRERIARGLRNPRVEHGEVIHRIAVRNGVVVAAASVALLPAENSRIAAGEVEVHPDHRRQGIGTEVLEALLTELRGRGRETFENLWVTRGSAGERWAVARGFTVGAHRLWQKLTIADVDPAVWDVPAPDGYRVQQWINATPEHLLASVAATRQSIVDAPAEGIVSVSPAWTPEQVRAKESLARQAGVEQRIVTAVHGGEVVALTELSLYPSNVTSAWQEDTVVAPAHRGRGLGRLVKAHMLRWLLADRPALEFIETQTNGDNVHMIRVNHRLGFVDAREMVTVSRPC
- a CDS encoding D-alanine--D-alanine ligase family protein produces the protein MTQRKTRVAVIFGGRSSEHEVSCQSAKSVLPHLDADRFEVVPVGITPQGQWALGTDPGALEAGTGNLPTLRNQTVAAIEPGQALEGVDVVFPLLHGAWGEDGTIQGLLELGGLPYVGPGVFASAAAMDKIFAKKLLQAEGLNVGTFVALDRAATTLTLDERERLGLPVFVKPSRAGSSVGISKISDWADLDAAIFEARQHDPKVIVEAAVPNAREIECAVLEFPDGRVEASLPAELRPVGEGVEWYDYNAKYVDDSYEADIPAKLDDDITARLREMAVTAFKALDCQGLSRVDFFLTEDDQLIINELNTMPGFTPISMYPKAWEATGVDFATLLTTLIETAVARGSGLR
- a CDS encoding Lrp/AsnC ligand binding domain-containing protein; translation: MVHAYILIQTEVGKAAAVASEISGITGVATAEDVTGPYDVIVRAEADTVDQLGQLVVARIQNVEGITRTLTCPVVHL